One Nitrospira sp. DNA window includes the following coding sequences:
- a CDS encoding Peptide deformylase: MAILKISKLGNPILRQKALPVSPSDIKKPAFQQLIDDMLETMYDEPGIGLAAPQVGRSQQLVVMDCPGEGGFPKTVLINPTILFYGPEQVEGWEGCLSVDGLRGKVTRPSTVRVTGLDREAKTVDLEASGLYAVCIQHELDHLIGKLFLDRMTDFSTLTQMEEFQKYWQKEPASVI, translated from the coding sequence ATGGCGATACTGAAAATCAGCAAACTCGGGAATCCGATTCTCCGGCAGAAGGCCCTGCCGGTGAGCCCGAGCGACATCAAGAAACCGGCGTTTCAGCAACTCATCGACGACATGTTGGAAACCATGTACGACGAACCGGGGATCGGTCTGGCTGCTCCGCAGGTGGGACGCTCGCAACAACTCGTGGTCATGGATTGCCCCGGCGAGGGCGGGTTTCCCAAGACGGTGCTCATCAATCCGACGATCCTGTTTTATGGGCCGGAACAGGTAGAAGGCTGGGAGGGCTGTTTGAGCGTCGATGGCCTGCGCGGCAAGGTGACCAGGCCCTCGACCGTGCGGGTCACGGGGCTGGATCGTGAGGCGAAGACGGTGGATCTTGAAGCCAGCGGGTTGTACGCCGTCTGTATTCAGCATGAGCTGGACCACCTCATCGGCAAGCTGTTCCTCGATCGCATGACCGACTTCTCCACACTGACGCAGATGGAAGAGTTTCAGAAGTACTGGCAAAAAGAACCGGCCAGTGTCATCTGA
- a CDS encoding Efflux ABC transporter, permease/ATP-binding protein gives MNSLLRVLSYLKPFRMLAVVTFVCAGLATALELVPPYLVKVVIDDVIQAKRPELLTWVLGALLGSYVLRNLASSMRVRFNNTLEQKAVHALRMQVFGALQRLSLSYFENRSTGEIMTRVTSDTEHVERIFVDGLEGLLTASLTLIGITIMLFSLNWKLALLSLLPIPILAVCAAWFTRRVHGYYYEMRKSVADLNAYLQDALSGIKETIGFNQHEHERKRFETLSQAYSKSSLRAMYLWSWYWPGMVFVGSTGTVLILWYGAGEVLAGHLTVGQLVMFLSYLTLFYTPINEIHSLNHMLQHALAASERVFEILDTKPDVEERPGAVRPVERLRGLVEYRDVSFGYRKDGIVLSDVNLTVRQGERIALVGPSGAGKTSLLKLLMRFYDVRSGAVLLDGYDVRDLPVAFLRSQIGLVQQEPFLFNGTVRQNIVYSDLSAGHERVEAAARAARAHDFICRLPDGYDSWIGERGVKLSVGQKQRVSIARVLLKDPPIVIFDEATSNIDTETEVKIREALNDLTKGRTTFIIAHRLATLHDVDRIIVVEHGTIVEEGGHEALMRRGGVYAGLYDAQFKI, from the coding sequence GTGAACTCTCTCCTGCGCGTGCTGTCCTACCTGAAGCCGTTCCGCATGCTGGCGGTGGTGACCTTCGTCTGCGCGGGGCTCGCCACGGCGTTGGAACTCGTGCCGCCCTATCTCGTCAAGGTCGTCATCGACGATGTCATCCAGGCCAAGCGTCCCGAGTTGTTGACCTGGGTGCTGGGGGCGCTCCTGGGGTCGTACGTCTTGCGGAACCTGGCGAGTTCGATGCGGGTGCGGTTCAACAATACGCTCGAACAGAAGGCCGTCCATGCGCTCCGCATGCAGGTGTTCGGCGCGTTGCAACGGTTGTCGCTGAGTTATTTCGAGAACCGGTCGACCGGTGAGATCATGACGCGGGTGACCAGCGACACCGAACATGTCGAACGGATCTTCGTGGACGGACTCGAAGGCCTGCTGACCGCTTCCCTGACGCTGATCGGCATCACGATCATGTTGTTCTCGTTGAACTGGAAGCTGGCGCTGTTGTCCCTTCTGCCCATTCCCATCCTGGCGGTCTGTGCCGCCTGGTTTACCAGGCGGGTCCACGGCTATTACTATGAGATGCGCAAGAGCGTGGCGGACCTCAACGCCTACCTTCAAGATGCACTGTCCGGCATCAAGGAAACGATCGGATTCAACCAACACGAGCATGAACGGAAGCGGTTCGAAACATTGAGCCAGGCCTACAGCAAGAGCAGCCTGCGCGCCATGTATCTGTGGTCCTGGTACTGGCCCGGCATGGTCTTCGTGGGCAGCACCGGCACGGTGTTGATCCTGTGGTACGGGGCGGGGGAAGTGCTGGCGGGGCACCTGACGGTCGGGCAGTTGGTTATGTTCCTCTCGTACCTGACGCTCTTCTATACGCCGATCAACGAGATCCATTCGCTCAATCACATGTTGCAACATGCGTTGGCGGCCAGCGAGCGAGTGTTTGAAATTCTCGATACGAAACCGGACGTGGAGGAACGGCCCGGTGCCGTCCGTCCCGTCGAACGGTTGAGGGGCCTGGTGGAGTATCGGGATGTGTCGTTCGGGTATCGGAAGGACGGCATCGTCCTGTCCGATGTGAACCTCACGGTCAGGCAGGGAGAGCGCATCGCGTTGGTGGGGCCGAGCGGCGCGGGAAAGACATCGCTCCTGAAGCTCTTGATGCGGTTCTATGATGTGCGCAGCGGAGCGGTCTTGCTGGATGGGTATGACGTGCGGGATCTGCCGGTGGCGTTCTTGAGAAGTCAGATCGGTTTGGTCCAGCAGGAGCCCTTTCTGTTCAACGGCACGGTGCGGCAAAATATCGTCTACAGCGACCTGTCGGCGGGACATGAGCGGGTCGAAGCGGCGGCGCGCGCGGCCCGCGCCCACGACTTTATCTGCCGCCTGCCGGATGGATATGATAGTTGGATCGGCGAACGGGGTGTGAAGTTATCGGTGGGGCAGAAGCAGCGGGTGTCGATCGCACGGGTGTTGCTGAAGGATCCGCCCATCGTGATCTTCGACGAAGCGACCTCCAATATCGATACGGAAACCGAGGTCAAGATCCGCGAGGCGTTGAACGATTTGACTAAGGGACGCACGACGTTCATCATTGCGCACCGCTTGGCGACGCTGCATGACGTGGACCGCATTATTGTGGTGGAGCACGGCACCATCGTCGAAGAGGGCGGGCATGAAGCACTCATGCGACGGGGCGGGGTCTATGCCGGCCTGTATGATGCCCAGTTCAAAATTTAG
- a CDS encoding sulfur carrier protein activating protease has product MPDLSIPQHILDQIVTHARELAPFECCGLLAGTNKTVTHLYRITNIVAVEGAEKLSTFDEDKVAHLERLSPEERAEIAFVMDMQDFSAAKKDIRKNGLDLQVVYHSHPKDPARPSHTDIKIATDYEEIWERINLPVPAYLLVSLMHSPAADIRTYWITGGQVRPADVRII; this is encoded by the coding sequence ATGCCTGATCTCTCGATTCCGCAGCACATCCTGGACCAGATCGTGACCCATGCGCGCGAGTTGGCGCCGTTCGAATGTTGCGGCCTGCTCGCCGGTACGAACAAAACGGTCACGCACCTCTATCGCATCACCAACATCGTGGCCGTCGAAGGAGCGGAGAAACTCTCGACCTTCGATGAAGACAAGGTCGCCCATCTCGAACGGCTTTCGCCGGAAGAGCGCGCGGAAATCGCCTTCGTGATGGATATGCAGGATTTTTCCGCCGCCAAGAAAGACATCCGCAAGAACGGCCTCGACCTGCAGGTCGTCTACCATTCCCATCCCAAGGACCCGGCCAGGCCTTCGCACACAGACATCAAGATCGCCACCGACTACGAAGAAATCTGGGAACGAATCAACCTCCCCGTCCCGGCCTATCTCCTGGTTTCGCTCATGCACTCCCCCGCAGCGGACATCCGCACCTATTGGATCACCGGCGGCCAAGTTCGGCCCGCCGATGTCCGTATCATTTGA
- a CDS encoding Molybdopterin-synthase adenylyltransferase → MDFTDQQIQRYSRHIILNEVGGKGQVKLSKAKVLLIGAGGLGSPAALYLAAAGIGTIGLVDGDVVDLSNLQRQILHTTATIGVPKVESGRKMLSAINPDITIKTYQLNVDTENILGLVSDYDIVLDGSDNFTTRFLVNDACFFAKKTLISASMFRFEGQLTTIKPHAGHPCYRCLYPEPPPAGLVPNCQEAGVLGVLAGTMGILQASEAIKEILGIGETLADKLVIYDALEMKFRKVSRPKDPRCPLCSATPTIKDLGGDYSVVCTI, encoded by the coding sequence ATGGATTTTACGGACCAACAGATTCAACGTTATAGCCGGCACATCATTCTGAATGAAGTCGGCGGCAAGGGCCAGGTCAAGCTGTCGAAAGCCAAGGTCCTCCTGATCGGCGCCGGAGGCCTGGGATCTCCGGCAGCCCTCTACCTGGCCGCGGCAGGCATCGGCACCATCGGCCTGGTGGACGGCGATGTCGTGGACCTGTCGAACCTCCAGCGGCAGATCCTGCATACCACCGCGACCATCGGGGTTCCCAAAGTCGAATCAGGGCGGAAGATGTTGTCGGCCATCAACCCAGACATCACGATCAAGACCTATCAGCTGAACGTCGATACGGAAAACATTCTCGGACTGGTCTCCGACTATGACATCGTGCTGGACGGCTCCGACAATTTCACGACCAGATTTCTGGTCAACGACGCCTGCTTCTTCGCCAAGAAAACGTTGATCTCGGCCAGCATGTTCCGCTTCGAGGGACAGCTCACGACCATCAAGCCCCATGCCGGGCATCCCTGCTATCGGTGCCTCTACCCGGAGCCGCCTCCGGCTGGATTGGTCCCGAACTGTCAGGAAGCCGGCGTGTTGGGTGTGCTCGCCGGAACCATGGGCATCCTGCAGGCCTCGGAAGCGATCAAGGAAATCCTCGGCATCGGCGAGACACTGGCGGACAAGCTCGTGATCTATGACGCGCTGGAGATGAAGTTCCGCAAGGTGTCACGCCCCAAGGATCCTCGTTGCCCCCTGTGCAGCGCCACACCGACCATCAAGGACCTGGGCGGAGATTACAGCGTCGTCTGCACCATCTGA
- a CDS encoding MoaD/ThiS family protein, with product MIKVRIPTPLRPLTKGQGEVESTAATITDMIGSLDAAYPGLKNRLCDEHGDLRRFVNIYVNEEDIRFLNGKETSLKDGDEVSIVPAIAGG from the coding sequence ATGATTAAGGTGCGCATTCCCACTCCCCTCCGGCCGCTCACGAAGGGCCAGGGCGAGGTTGAATCTACGGCAGCTACTATTACAGATATGATCGGGTCGCTCGATGCCGCCTATCCCGGGTTGAAGAACCGGCTCTGCGATGAACATGGTGACTTGAGGCGTTTCGTCAACATCTACGTCAACGAGGAGGACATCCGTTTCCTCAACGGGAAAGAAACCTCGCTGAAAGACGGTGACGAAGTGTCGATCGTCCCTGCGATCGCCGGAGGATAG
- a CDS encoding Threonine-synthase-like protein 1, producing MAKMKALVCRECGKEYPPKAIHVCEMCFGPLEVKYNYDEIKGTISRKRIEQGPQSMWRYIDLLPVESSAIIGPHAGLTPMVRAKNLGAHLGIDELYIKNDTVNHPTLSFKDRVVSVALTRARELGFETVACASTGNLANSVAAHAAAAGMKCYVFIPADLEAAKVLGNLIYKPNVVEVEGNYDDVNRLCSEIAGEHGWAFVNINIRPYYAEGSKTLAFETVEQLGWRTPDQVVIPMASGSLLTKIWKGLNEMHALGLVDSVRTKINGAQAEGCSPIATAYKAGRDFFKPVKPKTIAKSLAIGNPADGYYALKATGESKGAMDAVTDEEVVEGIKLLAQTEGIFAETAGGVTIGVLRKLVKQGVIKKGDVTVAYITGNGLKTQEAVVDAVGRPFRIQPSLVSFQKTFKMGKNGGGDS from the coding sequence ATGGCGAAAATGAAAGCGCTCGTGTGCCGGGAATGTGGGAAAGAGTATCCACCCAAAGCCATCCACGTCTGCGAGATGTGCTTCGGCCCGCTCGAAGTGAAATACAACTACGACGAGATCAAGGGGACGATCTCCCGGAAGAGGATCGAGCAGGGGCCGCAAAGCATGTGGCGCTATATCGACCTGTTGCCGGTGGAGAGCAGCGCGATCATCGGGCCGCACGCCGGGTTGACACCGATGGTGCGGGCGAAGAATCTCGGCGCCCATCTCGGCATCGACGAGCTCTACATCAAGAACGACACCGTCAACCATCCGACCCTGTCGTTCAAGGATCGCGTCGTGTCGGTCGCCCTGACGCGGGCGCGCGAACTCGGGTTTGAAACGGTGGCCTGCGCCTCGACCGGCAACCTGGCCAACTCCGTCGCGGCCCACGCGGCGGCGGCGGGGATGAAGTGTTATGTGTTCATTCCAGCCGACCTGGAAGCCGCGAAGGTGCTGGGCAATCTGATCTATAAGCCGAACGTGGTGGAGGTGGAAGGCAACTACGACGATGTGAACCGGCTCTGCAGCGAAATCGCCGGCGAGCATGGATGGGCCTTCGTGAACATCAACATCCGTCCCTACTATGCCGAGGGCTCGAAGACCCTGGCGTTCGAGACGGTCGAACAACTCGGCTGGCGCACGCCGGACCAGGTCGTGATCCCCATGGCATCGGGCTCCCTGCTGACGAAAATCTGGAAGGGGCTGAACGAAATGCATGCACTGGGGTTGGTCGATTCCGTCCGCACCAAGATCAACGGTGCCCAGGCCGAAGGCTGCTCCCCCATCGCAACCGCCTACAAGGCCGGCCGGGACTTCTTCAAGCCGGTCAAGCCGAAGACCATCGCCAAGTCGCTGGCCATCGGCAACCCGGCTGACGGCTACTACGCCCTGAAGGCCACCGGGGAAAGCAAGGGCGCGATGGACGCCGTGACAGACGAGGAGGTGGTGGAAGGAATCAAGCTCCTGGCCCAGACCGAAGGCATCTTCGCGGAAACGGCCGGCGGCGTGACCATCGGCGTCCTGCGCAAACTCGTGAAACAGGGTGTGATCAAGAAGGGTGACGTGACGGTCGCCTACATTACGGGCAACGGGCTCAAGACGCAGGAAGCCGTCGTGGATGCCGTGGGGCGTCCGTTCCGCATCCAGCCCAGCCTGGTCAGTTTCCAGAAAACATTCAAGATGGGAAAGAACGGTGGTGGTGACTCATGA
- a CDS encoding Sulfur carrier protein ThiS adenylyltransferase: MEFTDSQITRYSRHILLPEVGGKGQKKIVKSKVLLVGAGGLGSPAALYLAAAGVGTIGLIDSDVVDLSNLQRQVIHQTPDVGRPKVLSGKEKIQALNPDVNVVMYEERLTAGNALKIFNDYDVVIDGVDNFPTKFLINDACFFAGKPLVHGGILRFDGRVTTIIPKKSACYRCVFKKPPPEGLVASCQEAGVIGVLAGIIGTIQATEALKLILGIGRPLTDRLLDFDARRTQFREIRIKRNPDCPLCGERPTITELIEDGDVGPTCALPSQRNL; this comes from the coding sequence ATGGAATTTACCGATTCACAAATTACCCGCTACAGCCGCCACATCCTCCTGCCGGAAGTCGGGGGGAAGGGCCAGAAGAAGATCGTGAAATCGAAGGTGCTGCTGGTCGGCGCCGGCGGGCTCGGTTCGCCTGCCGCACTGTATCTGGCCGCCGCCGGCGTCGGCACCATCGGACTCATCGACAGCGATGTCGTCGATTTGAGCAACCTGCAGCGCCAGGTGATTCACCAGACTCCCGACGTGGGCCGCCCCAAGGTGCTGTCCGGTAAGGAAAAGATCCAGGCGCTCAATCCCGACGTCAATGTGGTGATGTACGAAGAGCGCCTCACGGCCGGTAATGCCCTCAAGATCTTCAACGACTACGATGTGGTCATCGACGGCGTGGACAACTTTCCGACGAAGTTTCTCATCAACGATGCCTGCTTCTTTGCCGGCAAGCCGTTGGTGCATGGCGGGATTCTCCGATTCGACGGCCGTGTGACCACCATCATTCCCAAGAAGTCCGCCTGTTATCGCTGCGTGTTCAAGAAGCCGCCGCCCGAGGGCCTCGTGGCCTCCTGTCAGGAAGCGGGCGTCATCGGCGTGCTGGCAGGGATCATCGGGACCATCCAAGCCACCGAAGCCCTCAAGCTGATCCTGGGCATCGGCCGCCCGCTGACCGATCGTTTGCTGGACTTCGATGCGCGGCGCACCCAGTTCAGAGAAATCCGCATCAAACGGAATCCCGATTGTCCGCTTTGCGGCGAGCGGCCCACGATCACGGAGTTGATCGAAGACGGCGACGTGGGGCCGACCTGTGCCCTTCCGAGTCAACGTAACTTGTAG
- a CDS encoding Cysteine synthase has translation MTLKAHADITELIGRTPLVRLNRLTKPGSATIYAKVESFNPGGSVKDRICLNMINEAERQGKLKPGGTIVEPTSGNTGIGLALVAAVRGYKLILVMPESMSMERASLLSSYGAQLVLTAAWEGMKGSIKEAESIVAQNPSYYMPDQFSNAANPAMHRKTTGPEILDALDGRVDAFVAAVGTGGTITGCGGVIKERNPAAKVIAVEPTGSPVLSGGDPGPHKIQGIGAGFIPKVLDRTLLDRVMTVTDDEAYQTAKLLAKKEGLLVGISAGANVFAAQKVAEELGPGKNVVTILCDTGERYISIEKYFNI, from the coding sequence GTGACCCTCAAGGCCCACGCCGACATCACGGAGTTGATCGGCCGAACCCCCTTGGTCCGTCTCAACCGGTTGACCAAACCGGGCTCCGCCACCATCTATGCCAAGGTGGAGTCGTTCAATCCGGGCGGCAGCGTCAAGGACCGTATTTGTTTGAACATGATCAACGAGGCCGAACGCCAAGGCAAGCTGAAGCCCGGCGGCACCATCGTGGAACCGACCAGCGGCAATACCGGCATCGGCTTGGCCCTGGTCGCGGCGGTGCGCGGCTATAAACTCATTTTGGTCATGCCGGAGAGCATGAGCATGGAACGGGCCAGTTTGCTGTCCTCGTATGGGGCGCAACTCGTGCTGACGGCGGCCTGGGAAGGTATGAAGGGGTCCATCAAGGAAGCGGAGAGCATCGTCGCGCAGAATCCGTCGTACTACATGCCCGACCAATTCTCCAACGCGGCGAATCCGGCCATGCATCGCAAGACGACCGGCCCTGAAATTCTGGATGCGCTCGACGGCAGAGTGGATGCATTCGTCGCGGCCGTGGGCACCGGCGGCACCATCACCGGGTGCGGCGGAGTGATCAAGGAACGCAACCCGGCGGCCAAGGTCATTGCGGTCGAACCGACCGGATCACCGGTGCTGTCCGGCGGAGACCCGGGACCCCACAAGATTCAAGGGATCGGCGCCGGTTTCATCCCGAAAGTATTGGACCGGACCTTGCTCGATCGTGTCATGACCGTGACCGACGACGAGGCCTATCAGACCGCGAAACTGCTGGCGAAAAAAGAGGGACTCCTGGTCGGGATTTCCGCCGGCGCCAATGTGTTTGCCGCACAGAAGGTCGCCGAAGAACTGGGCCCGGGAAAAAACGTCGTCACGATTCTCTGCGACACGGGCGAGCGCTATATCAGCATCGAAAAGTATTTTAATATTTGA
- a CDS encoding Sulfur carrier protein ThiS: protein MQVMINGKSEEIAGGSVLDLLKAKSIEPQMVAVEVNDTMLERTHLETTQLKDGDHVEFLFYMGGGR from the coding sequence ATGCAGGTCATGATCAACGGCAAGTCCGAGGAGATCGCGGGGGGCAGCGTGCTGGATCTCTTGAAAGCCAAGAGCATCGAACCGCAGATGGTGGCGGTCGAGGTCAATGACACGATGTTGGAGCGCACACACCTGGAGACAACGCAGTTGAAAGACGGCGATCATGTGGAATTTCTTTTCTACATGGGCGGTGGCCGGTGA
- a CDS encoding phospholipase D-like domain-containing protein: MLKKPASFVFASWSVHFAQDTAGSPSRRRPQTWRSLCFAPRTSLRPRWTAFLTILLVHLVLPVTQVPVCSAATVDVYYAPEDEPIDRVAGLYAHATKYIYVAVYGLTAPSVVKALVEAKRRGVDVRVITDRERLTDPKQHSAVNTLRLAGVPIKINRHDALMHMKQAVIDDVVNTSGSANHTTSGNRYNDERLDVITDAKLTTKAREKFLAMWNDRTRFAAWPE; this comes from the coding sequence ATGTTGAAAAAGCCCGCCAGCTTTGTTTTCGCATCGTGGAGCGTACATTTCGCCCAAGACACGGCCGGCTCACCGTCTCGCCGGCGTCCACAAACGTGGCGCTCATTATGCTTCGCGCCGAGGACCTCGCTGCGGCCTCGCTGGACGGCTTTTTTGACCATCCTGCTCGTGCACCTAGTCTTACCCGTGACGCAGGTTCCGGTCTGTTCAGCCGCCACCGTTGATGTGTACTATGCGCCGGAGGATGAACCCATCGATCGGGTCGCCGGCCTCTATGCCCATGCGACCAAGTACATCTATGTGGCGGTATATGGCTTGACGGCCCCCTCGGTGGTGAAGGCATTGGTGGAGGCCAAACGACGGGGGGTGGACGTGCGTGTCATCACCGATCGCGAACGATTGACCGATCCGAAGCAGCACAGCGCCGTGAACACCCTGCGGCTGGCCGGCGTGCCGATCAAGATCAACCGGCATGACGCACTGATGCATATGAAACAAGCGGTGATCGACGATGTCGTCAATACCTCCGGCTCGGCCAACCACACGACCAGCGGCAACCGCTACAATGACGAACGGCTCGATGTCATCACCGATGCGAAGCTGACGACGAAGGCCCGCGAAAAATTTTTGGCCATGTGGAACGACCGGACGCGATTTGCCGCCTGGCCTGAATAG
- a CDS encoding monooxygenase, FAD-binding — translation MGRAMIETDVAIVGAGGGGAVLALMLAQRGIRSLVLERAAGPPQGLRGEILQPNGQQVLDRLGLLDKLPAEAVRSVRRFNFCRAGGERLCTVDYGDLPAPYNRALVTLPNVAHHAILASLERQNPGGLWYDATFTGLRFEGSRVVGLQAERRGEPVDISARLVVGADGAFSKVRDCLGIPTQLHRYSEGYLIAILDAPQALDEGRYLVGKQQILGLFPAAGQQVYVFYMIEAGSYEAIKARGIDALRQAWARIDPAMEAIVSGLVDWSQTGYMPTGRVKTDRWVADGALLIGDAAHAMNPHASQGRMQAMVDAVTVADFIPGWLKENDFSAAALRAFEAARRPQVTMLQKLADEQVTYWNTGNPLLAFLRDRVFRTLDRNARLRYRVLSTTAGLRSQPPFSLLDRVMAAGLLPDPHAGEVGG, via the coding sequence ATGGGCCGTGCAATGATCGAAACCGATGTGGCGATTGTCGGCGCTGGCGGCGGGGGAGCCGTGTTGGCGTTGATGCTGGCCCAGCGGGGCATTCGTTCACTGGTGCTCGAGCGGGCCGCAGGGCCTCCGCAGGGGTTGCGGGGCGAAATTCTCCAGCCGAACGGCCAGCAGGTGCTGGATCGGCTCGGGTTACTCGACAAGTTGCCCGCCGAGGCGGTGCGGTCGGTCAGGCGATTCAACTTTTGCCGGGCGGGCGGCGAACGGCTCTGCACGGTGGACTACGGTGACCTGCCGGCGCCGTACAATAGAGCCCTGGTGACGTTGCCGAATGTGGCGCACCATGCCATTCTCGCATCGCTGGAGCGGCAGAATCCCGGCGGCCTCTGGTACGACGCAACCTTCACCGGACTCCGGTTCGAGGGTTCTCGTGTGGTCGGCCTGCAGGCGGAGCGTCGCGGCGAGCCGGTCGATATTTCCGCGCGATTGGTGGTCGGGGCCGACGGGGCCTTCTCGAAGGTACGGGATTGCCTCGGCATTCCCACCCAGCTCCATCGCTATTCAGAAGGCTACCTCATCGCCATTCTGGATGCGCCACAGGCACTGGACGAGGGGCGGTATCTGGTGGGCAAACAGCAGATCCTGGGGCTCTTCCCCGCCGCCGGACAACAGGTCTACGTGTTCTACATGATTGAAGCAGGATCGTATGAGGCGATCAAGGCGCGGGGGATCGACGCATTGCGACAGGCCTGGGCTCGTATCGATCCGGCAATGGAGGCCATTGTGTCGGGTCTCGTCGATTGGAGCCAGACCGGCTACATGCCGACCGGGCGTGTCAAAACGGATCGGTGGGTGGCGGACGGAGCTTTGCTGATCGGCGACGCGGCCCACGCCATGAATCCCCATGCGTCGCAGGGGCGCATGCAGGCGATGGTGGACGCCGTTACGGTGGCCGATTTCATTCCCGGATGGCTCAAGGAAAACGATTTCTCCGCTGCAGCGTTGCGCGCGTTTGAAGCGGCCCGCCGGCCTCAAGTGACCATGTTGCAAAAGTTGGCCGACGAGCAGGTCACATATTGGAATACCGGCAACCCCTTGCTGGCCTTTCTGCGGGATCGGGTTTTTCGTACCCTTGACCGTAATGCGCGTCTGCGCTATCGCGTGCTCTCGACCACGGCGGGGTTGCGGAGCCAACCGCCCTTTTCCCTGCTGGATCGGGTGATGGCCGCAGGGTTGTTGCCCGATCCGCATGCGGGTGAAGTCGGCGGATGA